Proteins co-encoded in one Tissierellales bacterium genomic window:
- a CDS encoding NfeD family protein — protein MMGGLTSWWLIIFIISLVIELISLSLVSIWFAAGALIAMFLEFLELGLIYEIIGFIITSLITFFIFRPTLMNFIKSPKVRTNADRLIGKTGEMIKVANETSMGQVKVEGQIWQAVSKDNKYLKAGTVVIVEGIEGVKLVVTKK, from the coding sequence ATGATGGGTGGGTTAACAAGTTGGTGGTTAATAATATTTATAATTAGTTTGGTTATTGAACTAATTAGCCTATCTTTAGTGAGTATATGGTTCGCGGCAGGAGCTTTAATCGCAATGTTTTTGGAATTTTTAGAATTAGGATTAATATATGAGATAATTGGATTTATAATAACATCATTAATAACCTTCTTTATTTTTAGACCTACATTAATGAATTTTATTAAATCACCAAAGGTTAGAACTAATGCAGATAGGTTGATTGGTAAAACAGGTGAAATGATTAAAGTTGCCAATGAAACATCTATGGGGCAAGTAAAAGTTGAAGGACAGATATGGCAAGCAGTTTCTAAAGATAATAAGTATCTAAAAGCTGGAACAGTAGTAATAGTTGAAGGTATTGAAGGAGTTAAACTAGTAGTTACTAAAAAATAG